Proteins from one Planctomycetota bacterium genomic window:
- a CDS encoding acyl-CoA desaturase: MAQQQDATPTFAKRGINWSRLDWPVVLGIGGMHIAALFAPFYFTWTGLVLALLFMWLTANIGITLCYHRLLTHRSFKTPKWFEYILALCGCLAWQGGPVQWVGVHRIHHKHSDEETDPHTPNHGFTWAHMLWCMHKECEGRRGVDAAKDLLRDNGLRFINKWFWIPQIALIPILYFLGEYVGSLGYSASGLSWVLWAVALRTVIVYHGTWFVNSAAHTWGYRNFQTKDHSTNLWWVALLSFGEGWHNNHHAFQRSAAHGLRWYEIDPTYWIIRLLGVVGLAKDIVLPKPEEMPK; encoded by the coding sequence ATGGCCCAGCAGCAGGATGCGACCCCCACATTCGCCAAGCGCGGCATCAACTGGTCCAGACTCGACTGGCCCGTCGTGCTCGGCATCGGCGGGATGCATATCGCCGCGCTCTTCGCTCCGTTCTATTTCACCTGGACCGGGCTGGTGCTCGCGCTTCTGTTCATGTGGCTGACCGCCAACATCGGCATCACCCTCTGCTACCACCGCCTGCTGACCCACCGCAGTTTCAAGACGCCCAAGTGGTTCGAGTACATCCTCGCCCTCTGCGGGTGTCTCGCCTGGCAGGGCGGGCCCGTGCAGTGGGTCGGCGTGCACCGCATCCATCACAAGCACTCCGACGAAGAGACCGACCCGCATACGCCCAATCATGGATTCACCTGGGCGCACATGCTCTGGTGCATGCACAAGGAATGCGAAGGCCGCCGGGGCGTCGACGCGGCCAAGGACCTCCTCCGCGACAATGGGCTCCGCTTCATCAACAAGTGGTTCTGGATTCCGCAGATTGCCCTGATCCCCATCCTCTACTTCCTCGGCGAATACGTCGGGTCGCTCGGCTACTCGGCCAGCGGGCTTTCGTGGGTGCTCTGGGCCGTCGCCCTGCGGACGGTCATCGTGTACCACGGCACATGGTTCGTCAACTCCGCCGCTCATACCTGGGGCTACCGCAACTTCCAGACGAAGGATCATTCGACCAATCTCTGGTGGGTCGCCCTGCTGAGCTTCGGTGAGGGTTGGCACAACAATCACCACGCCTTCCAGCGCTCCGCCGCGCACGGCCTCCGCTGGTACGAAATCGACCCCACCTACTGGATCATCCGCCTCCTCGGCGTCGTCGGCCTCGCCAAGGACATCGTCCTCCCCAAACCCGAAGAAATGCCCAAGTAA